The Listeria welshimeri serovar 6b str. SLCC5334 genome has a window encoding:
- a CDS encoding HEAT repeat domain-containing protein produces the protein MDAKQLLQTLKNTPNETQMLKIIPKLGKYAKGKTVENALASLSESSSEKIRAAAIDALLTNSHKHIKKLVTAHMTDTNEVKTKCFEYMGYHRMKQAEPILLAHLNDADRWVRYFAILNLGDMGAYDVIEDVEKHLENETSDVVKSGCYLTLVLLSETEAEKDYYEQKLIQLLNSSDEVARYVTINNLADLKNHLKREPIINAFYARLQIESDEENITTLKNAIRSLKYW, from the coding sequence TTGGATGCGAAACAATTACTCCAAACATTAAAAAATACTCCAAATGAAACTCAAATGCTAAAAATTATACCAAAACTAGGCAAATACGCAAAAGGAAAAACGGTCGAAAATGCTTTAGCAAGTCTATCAGAATCAAGTAGTGAGAAAATTCGAGCTGCTGCGATAGACGCTTTACTAACTAACTCTCATAAACACATCAAGAAATTAGTAACGGCTCATATGACTGATACAAATGAGGTTAAAACAAAGTGTTTCGAGTATATGGGTTATCACAGGATGAAGCAAGCAGAGCCTATTCTTTTAGCACATTTAAATGACGCTGATCGTTGGGTTCGGTATTTTGCAATTTTAAATCTTGGTGATATGGGGGCTTATGACGTAATAGAGGATGTAGAAAAACATTTAGAAAATGAAACCAGTGACGTGGTGAAATCAGGATGTTACTTAACCTTGGTTTTATTAAGTGAGACGGAAGCTGAAAAGGATTATTATGAACAAAAGCTAATCCAATTACTAAATTCATCCGATGAAGTAGCACGATATGTAACGATTAATAATTTAGCAGATCTAAAAAATCATCTCAAAAGAGAGCCAATAATTAATGCTTTTTATGCTCGGCTGCAAATTGAATCAGATGAAGAAAATATAACTACACTAAAAAACGCAATTCGATCATTGAAATATTGGTGA
- a CDS encoding Imm64 family immunity protein, which yields MSSFISSGCVYKQSSYKNLVKKYIDLISSTANVEIENIVCYSPESDLSSTKSLEEVKKDNSFSKVTHINCKQIRDDWEFVVRFYEEHNYQGVLFDLSYDYLPEMFSAKSLENKLISILITIYSYYPYYFSFIDTEAEVDMFHNPGNIEPLESPYATLIYPKNNDFHVYLNTWEIDGISERKKKHYVIKNTPSHRTN from the coding sequence ATGTCTAGTTTCATATCTTCAGGATGTGTATATAAACAAAGTTCATATAAAAACCTAGTCAAAAAATATATTGATTTGATAAGTAGTACAGCAAATGTGGAAATTGAAAATATAGTTTGTTATAGTCCGGAAAGCGACTTATCTAGCACTAAAAGTTTGGAAGAAGTGAAAAAAGATAATAGTTTTTCAAAAGTGACTCATATTAATTGCAAGCAGATAAGAGATGATTGGGAATTTGTCGTACGTTTCTATGAGGAACATAACTATCAAGGGGTTTTATTTGATCTATCGTATGATTACTTGCCTGAGATGTTTTCAGCAAAAAGTTTGGAAAATAAATTAATCAGTATTTTAATAACTATTTATTCATATTATCCTTATTATTTTAGTTTTATTGACACAGAAGCAGAAGTGGATATGTTTCATAATCCTGGGAATATAGAACCTCTTGAAAGCCCATATGCAACATTAATTTATCCAAAAAATAATGACTTTCATGTGTATCTAAATACTTGGGAAATTGACGGTATAAGTGAGAGGAAGAAAAAGCATTATGTTATTAAGAATACACCATCCCACCGAACAAACTAA
- a CDS encoding DNRLRE domain-containing protein: MKLHAKAKKVLVSLIAFMLFFSLLPGYAPMAEETSAVVDAPEKKAGEQAPTEVKEERTENEIVYDNHDGSFTKQIFADPINMEVDGDLKRIDANVEKESDSDMIVPKQTPLELGFLEKMEDGAYQKLTKAGAEVTFRLKGARTGENEQAVTDQSATYEENEVTYKDVFSKTDLRHLTFPQSVKEDLVLHEPNQVDTYVYQIETKLDVKLAENGDVLFKNKTGDTMYTLPKPVMTDSNVGAETGEAELSENASFEIKPLTKTVYELQLKVDTAWLNDAAREYPVYIDPSIRLDEVYNANINSAKPTENNIGSKLWDSGQNAYTLKLGKWDSSTGNNAAYLKMDTSTLNKATISKATLKVYNIWHMSSTVKNDLWYYESNANWSPWQVTWNNAPAATRLGSVNVGRGEWANLDVTNTVQAWATGTRANNGFRLGTNIDQNYWKKVVASENNKNYPYLEVNYTYTQPEKPTVKTNSNGIGTGTGFMDLSWKAVPGATSYNIVISNGYNYEYFNTGSTATSWSTKGKKIFPTAAEIADGDFEFHHDGKGVEFALDPREQYENAYQAGSTFGLRNLTRYLFRVQAVYPGGASPVSDLVFAYMPIEKPQPPAAKAYSNLAHKETGYVELNWEKSPMADGYKVLVFNGKSYEEYDVGAETKWTTQNKGIWPTKEEIAEGKFALHHDGKGDELAKDPSSVYTNSGGNYKERTNYWFRVVAYQKAGNNATSVQSEPATPSIPEALNKQLGMVDYWTSVPVRGGEVNATNGNFLFHETDFNLEGRGPSINVDRTFNSQDDATGIFGKGWTSTLEEKLVEEENGNIVWVESDKKIHRFTKKGDKYEAPPGIYSEITKNADGYLKIEEDKSETRFLADGRLKSEKDTKGNELTYTYTDGKLTSLRDASGRTVTLAYDGELVKELVGPESRKISYTYNDKQELISSSTARGKIYRYGYTDGLLTSIYDPKHTEEKPYATTFAYEEEKLTEITDPIGKKTTLSYDKEGQQITLTNEKKKKTIYSYNDAGNPKKEIVDADGLKLTTTYTYESNNLVKEVNPKGQEETYSYDADGNITQATDAYGTESYTYNDNNDVTSATDTEGRKTTVAYDGADAVSETLATESQVSSVTQYDAYGNPVRGSGELSSGGNLLQNSGFEKGAGVSNWTLIQSDAKGSMTFDTTQKAPGSLGGSGSVKLTSEANSTVKGYSSVTQRVDVEPETTYTFSAWIKTSGMTNADAILIGRLQDANAKDITDAGVWQSNRATSIQKNGDWVKRQLTFKTSKNTRQVLLYLDNEQPAPHKGKGTIWYDNVQFEKGSVASSYNPVVNSSFEEHNGTLPTGWARSGNTALTQAKVVDNESFSGDSAVYFERKATSEAYTHIAQDVPVNQKEAKALTISALSKSEDAKSNGSVTTMSNDYSIWGTINYQDGTTSSVQGQFPLGTNDWNRSAVVIKPTKPIKSVKVYTMFRNGLTGKAWFDDVRVIEGEVLTKNEYDASGNYVTASYDEEGRKISFTYDIYGNTTSETDEKGNKKILTYDADNALIDTELANGTSVAYKYDDNGNTTEKNVTASGKTQKNIYEYDVDNKITAFTDALNRTIKYEYDAAGNETKAIMPNGRVTESTYDSADRMDGIKWNDKLAFKFQYDPNGNQTKVTDEINSIVTDKTYDDANRITKVAERGGDVSYTYKDKPTKDNKGKTDKVGEVAINHGDYTAKTSYTYNDLDRNTRVNDGSKNAYFEFDEFGNINVYTAGNGTAANYTYDSTQKVTNAAISSASGTQILDENYTYDAASNRTSIDNKQTGKTTYEYDAVNQLTKETLPDGTVKAYTYDGFGNRTQVAISGSETKTIAASYNDGNQLVSWNGEALTYDANGNRTSDGKYTYTWDTGDRLSSITKKGASEPFTSYTYDDDNRRLSKTVDGVTTNYHYDGDSIDVLYETDGDGKVVRQYVYSDDNVRLAMKMNGKTLYYHYNAHGDVIALTDEAGKIVAEYAYDAWGNVLKNTASTEEAKANPYGYAGYTYDKEIKQYYLMARYYEPEQGVFTAYDPDPGDEDDPQTMNGYNYVGNNPVNKIDPDGKFWQYATAAGIGAVVGAGRYYIGNKLRGKKSTWKGAGKAALYGAGNGLMWTGAGRVFGFVSKGKAVLRAVKTKRPLKNIGQYTRHIRRFVTKPVKHLKKTPVRRLKGLQKARMNSTKAKLVRMSNAIQRHR; encoded by the coding sequence ATGAAATTACATGCAAAAGCAAAAAAAGTACTAGTGAGCTTAATAGCATTTATGTTATTCTTTTCACTACTACCTGGTTATGCACCAATGGCAGAGGAGACCTCGGCAGTAGTGGATGCACCAGAAAAGAAAGCGGGAGAACAAGCACCAACAGAAGTTAAAGAAGAACGAACAGAAAATGAAATAGTTTATGATAATCACGACGGGAGTTTTACAAAACAAATCTTTGCGGATCCTATTAATATGGAAGTTGATGGGGATTTAAAACGCATTGATGCGAATGTAGAGAAAGAATCAGATTCTGATATGATAGTTCCAAAACAAACTCCATTAGAATTAGGCTTTTTAGAAAAAATGGAAGACGGAGCATATCAGAAATTAACAAAGGCTGGAGCAGAAGTGACTTTTCGCTTAAAAGGAGCTCGTACAGGCGAAAATGAACAAGCAGTGACAGACCAATCAGCTACGTATGAAGAAAATGAAGTTACTTATAAGGATGTGTTTTCTAAAACAGATCTAAGACATTTAACTTTTCCACAATCAGTTAAAGAAGATTTAGTATTACATGAACCTAATCAAGTAGATACTTATGTTTATCAAATTGAAACGAAACTAGATGTAAAGCTAGCAGAGAATGGCGATGTGCTATTCAAAAATAAAACAGGCGATACAATGTATACGCTTCCGAAACCAGTAATGACAGATTCTAATGTTGGAGCTGAAACAGGGGAAGCAGAATTATCTGAAAATGCTTCATTTGAAATTAAACCACTGACAAAAACAGTATATGAATTACAATTAAAAGTAGATACTGCATGGTTAAATGATGCCGCACGTGAGTATCCGGTCTATATTGATCCATCTATCCGGTTAGATGAAGTTTACAATGCTAACATAAATTCCGCTAAACCAACAGAGAATAATATCGGAAGTAAGCTTTGGGATTCTGGACAAAATGCTTACACTTTAAAACTCGGTAAATGGGATAGCTCCACAGGAAATAACGCAGCCTATTTAAAAATGGATACATCTACTTTAAATAAAGCGACTATTTCTAAAGCGACTTTAAAAGTCTATAATATTTGGCATATGTCATCCACTGTAAAAAATGATTTATGGTATTACGAATCAAACGCAAACTGGTCTCCTTGGCAAGTTACTTGGAATAATGCTCCAGCAGCAACACGACTTGGTAGCGTTAATGTAGGCCGAGGCGAGTGGGCGAACCTAGATGTTACGAATACTGTTCAAGCATGGGCAACTGGTACCAGAGCGAACAATGGTTTCCGTTTAGGTACTAACATTGATCAAAACTATTGGAAAAAAGTAGTAGCAAGTGAAAATAATAAAAACTATCCATATCTAGAAGTGAATTATACGTATACACAACCAGAAAAACCTACTGTGAAGACGAATTCAAATGGTATTGGAACTGGAACAGGATTTATGGACCTGTCATGGAAAGCTGTGCCTGGAGCAACTAGCTATAATATCGTTATTTCAAACGGTTATAATTATGAATATTTCAATACAGGAAGTACAGCGACCTCGTGGAGCACAAAAGGTAAAAAAATATTCCCAACCGCTGCTGAAATTGCTGATGGCGATTTTGAATTCCACCACGACGGTAAAGGTGTGGAATTCGCTCTTGATCCACGTGAACAATATGAAAATGCCTATCAAGCTGGAAGCACTTTTGGCTTACGTAATTTAACGCGCTATCTTTTCAGAGTACAAGCCGTTTATCCAGGCGGAGCAAGTCCGGTTTCTGATTTAGTATTCGCTTACATGCCAATCGAAAAACCACAACCCCCTGCTGCGAAAGCGTATTCTAACTTAGCTCATAAAGAGACTGGATATGTGGAACTTAACTGGGAAAAGAGTCCAATGGCAGATGGCTACAAAGTTCTTGTTTTCAACGGGAAATCATATGAAGAATATGATGTCGGGGCAGAAACAAAGTGGACAACCCAGAACAAAGGCATTTGGCCGACTAAAGAAGAGATTGCTGAAGGGAAATTCGCTCTTCATCATGACGGGAAAGGCGATGAACTCGCAAAAGATCCTTCCTCAGTATATACCAATTCTGGCGGGAATTATAAAGAGCGCACAAACTACTGGTTCCGCGTTGTCGCTTATCAAAAAGCGGGAAATAACGCAACTAGCGTGCAATCAGAACCAGCCACACCATCTATTCCAGAAGCACTCAATAAACAACTAGGAATGGTAGATTACTGGACAAGTGTGCCAGTTCGTGGCGGCGAAGTGAACGCTACAAACGGAAACTTTTTATTCCATGAAACAGATTTCAACTTAGAAGGCCGTGGTCCAAGCATTAATGTCGACCGTACGTTTAATAGCCAAGATGACGCAACTGGCATTTTCGGTAAAGGCTGGACAAGTACGCTCGAAGAAAAACTCGTAGAAGAAGAAAATGGTAATATCGTTTGGGTGGAATCGGACAAGAAAATCCATCGTTTCACTAAAAAAGGCGATAAATACGAAGCGCCACCAGGCATTTATTCAGAAATCACTAAAAATGCAGATGGTTATTTAAAAATAGAAGAAGATAAGTCAGAAACACGCTTTTTAGCTGACGGACGATTAAAATCTGAAAAAGACACAAAAGGTAATGAATTAACTTATACCTATACTGATGGTAAACTAACAAGCTTGCGCGATGCTTCCGGACGTACCGTTACTTTAGCGTATGATGGTGAGCTAGTAAAAGAACTTGTCGGACCAGAGAGTCGTAAAATAAGCTATACTTATAATGACAAACAAGAGCTAATCAGTTCATCCACTGCTCGCGGGAAAATATATCGCTATGGCTATACAGATGGCTTATTAACATCGATTTATGATCCAAAACATACAGAAGAAAAACCATACGCAACAACTTTTGCTTATGAAGAAGAAAAACTAACAGAAATAACCGACCCAATCGGCAAAAAAACAACCCTTTCTTATGACAAAGAAGGACAGCAAATTACTTTAACAAATGAGAAAAAGAAGAAAACCATTTACTCATACAATGATGCTGGAAATCCAAAGAAAGAAATCGTGGATGCAGATGGTCTCAAACTGACAACGACCTACACGTATGAATCAAACAACCTAGTAAAAGAAGTGAATCCTAAGGGACAAGAAGAAACGTATTCTTACGATGCTGATGGTAATATCACGCAAGCGACAGATGCTTACGGAACAGAATCATACACGTATAATGATAACAATGATGTGACAAGCGCAACTGACACAGAGGGACGCAAAACGACTGTTGCATATGACGGAGCAGATGCTGTATCTGAAACACTTGCGACAGAATCTCAAGTTTCCTCTGTAACGCAATATGACGCATATGGTAATCCAGTACGAGGAAGCGGTGAACTTTCTTCAGGCGGTAATTTACTTCAAAATAGCGGCTTTGAAAAAGGGGCGGGCGTCTCCAACTGGACATTGATTCAGTCTGATGCAAAAGGAAGTATGACGTTTGACACTACACAGAAAGCTCCGGGATCATTAGGTGGGAGTGGCTCAGTTAAATTAACAAGTGAAGCAAATTCTACCGTAAAAGGTTATTCATCTGTTACCCAACGTGTGGATGTAGAACCAGAAACGACTTATACATTTAGCGCCTGGATTAAAACATCTGGAATGACAAACGCCGATGCAATTCTCATTGGCCGTTTACAAGATGCGAATGCAAAAGACATTACAGATGCCGGCGTGTGGCAATCCAACCGTGCGACATCCATCCAAAAGAATGGCGACTGGGTAAAACGCCAATTAACCTTTAAAACATCCAAAAACACGCGCCAAGTATTGCTTTATTTGGACAACGAACAACCAGCTCCACATAAAGGAAAAGGAACCATTTGGTACGACAATGTTCAATTTGAAAAAGGCAGTGTTGCTTCCAGTTACAACCCGGTAGTCAACAGCAGTTTTGAAGAGCACAATGGAACGCTTCCGACTGGCTGGGCACGTTCAGGAAATACCGCACTTACACAAGCAAAAGTAGTAGATAATGAAAGCTTTAGTGGAGATAGTGCCGTTTATTTTGAACGAAAAGCAACAAGTGAAGCTTACACACACATTGCCCAGGATGTGCCAGTAAATCAAAAAGAAGCCAAAGCATTAACGATTTCCGCACTATCCAAATCAGAAGATGCCAAATCAAACGGTTCTGTTACAACAATGTCGAATGATTACTCCATATGGGGAACAATCAACTATCAAGATGGCACAACTTCTTCCGTACAAGGACAATTCCCGCTAGGAACCAATGACTGGAACCGAAGCGCAGTAGTAATTAAACCAACCAAACCAATCAAATCAGTTAAAGTTTACACCATGTTCCGCAACGGTTTAACCGGAAAAGCTTGGTTTGATGACGTACGTGTCATAGAAGGCGAAGTATTAACAAAAAATGAATACGACGCTTCCGGCAACTATGTAACAGCTAGCTATGATGAAGAAGGCCGCAAAATCAGCTTCACTTACGATATTTACGGCAACACTACATCCGAAACAGACGAAAAAGGCAATAAAAAAATATTAACCTATGATGCTGACAATGCACTTATAGATACAGAACTTGCGAATGGCACATCTGTAGCCTATAAGTACGATGACAATGGCAACACCACCGAAAAAAATGTCACTGCATCTGGCAAAACGCAAAAAAATATCTATGAATATGATGTAGATAACAAAATTACCGCATTTACCGATGCACTTAATCGCACAATCAAGTACGAATACGATGCAGCCGGTAATGAAACAAAAGCAATCATGCCAAATGGTCGCGTAACCGAAAGCACATACGATTCCGCTGACCGCATGGACGGGATTAAATGGAATGATAAACTAGCCTTTAAATTCCAATACGATCCAAACGGCAACCAAACAAAAGTAACCGACGAAATTAACAGCATCGTAACCGACAAAACCTACGACGATGCCAACCGAATCACCAAAGTAGCCGAACGAGGTGGCGACGTAAGCTACACTTACAAAGACAAACCAACAAAAGACAACAAAGGAAAAACAGACAAAGTCGGCGAAGTAGCCATTAACCACGGCGACTACACAGCAAAAACAAGCTACACATACAACGACTTAGACCGGAATACCCGCGTAAATGACGGAAGCAAAAACGCCTATTTCGAGTTTGACGAATTTGGAAACATCAACGTCTACACAGCAGGAAACGGCACCGCAGCCAACTACACCTACGATAGCACCCAAAAAGTCACCAACGCAGCTATTAGTAGCGCAAGCGGCACCCAAATTTTAGACGAAAACTACACCTATGACGCAGCAAGCAACCGTACAAGCATCGATAACAAACAAACTGGGAAAACAACCTACGAATACGATGCAGTCAACCAACTAACTAAAGAAACACTACCAGATGGCACCGTAAAAGCATACACATACGATGGCTTCGGAAACCGCACACAAGTAGCAATCAGCGGAAGCGAGACAAAAACAATTGCCGCAAGTTATAATGATGGTAATCAACTGGTTTCGTGGAACGGAGAAGCGCTGACGTATGACGCCAATGGTAACCGTACAAGCGATGGCAAGTACACGTATACATGGGATACCGGCGACCGTTTAAGCAGCATCACGAAAAAAGGTGCGAGCGAGCCATTTACGAGTTATACGTACGATGATGATAACCGCCGCTTGTCGAAAACAGTCGATGGCGTGACGACGAATTATCATTATGATGGCGATAGTATTGATGTTCTGTATGAGACTGATGGTGATGGAAAAGTAGTTCGTCAGTATGTTTATTCGGATGATAATGTTCGTTTAGCGATGAAGATGAATGGCAAAACCCTCTATTATCACTATAATGCGCATGGCGACGTGATTGCACTCACGGATGAAGCCGGTAAGATTGTCGCAGAATATGCGTATGATGCTTGGGGCAATGTGCTGAAAAACACTGCCTCTACAGAAGAAGCCAAAGCCAATCCTTATGGTTATGCGGGATATACGTATGACAAGGAAATCAAACAATATTACTTGATGGCGCGTTATTATGAACCAGAGCAAGGCGTGTTTACCGCATATGATCCAGACCCAGGCGATGAAGACGACCCGCAGACGATGAATGGGTATAATTATGTTGGAAATAATCCTGTAAATAAAATTGATCCAGATGGTAAATTTTGGCAGTATGCAACAGCTGCTGGTATTGGAGCTGTTGTTGGAGCGGGAAGATACTATATTGGAAATAAATTGAGAGGTAAGAAATCAACTTGGAAGGGCGCAGGGAAAGCAGCTTTATATGGTGCTGGTAATGGTCTTATGTGGACAGGTGCAGGTAGAGTTTTTGGATTTGTATCTAAAGGTAAGGCAGTTTTACGCGCTGTTAAAACGAAACGTCCGTTGAAAAATATAGGTCAATATACAAGACACATTCGCAGGTTTGTAACAAAACCAGTAAAGCATCTAAAGAAAACCCCTGTTAGACGGTTAAAGGGTCTACAGAAAGCTAGAATGAATTCTACAAAAGCAAAATTAGTTCGTATGTCAAATGCAATTCAGAGGCATAGATAA